Genomic window (Chloroflexota bacterium):
TTGGCGGTCATCGTGATACCGGCCAAGTACGTGGCGGCGGCCCTGGAAGAGTGCGGGCAGAAGGGGGTGAAGGGCGCCATCATCATCTCCGCCGGCTTCCGCGAGACCGGCAGCGAGGGCGCGAAAATGGAACGCACCCTCATAGAGATCGCCCGCAAGTACAACATCCGCATGGTCGGCCCCAACGTCTTGGGCGTGATAGACACCATCGGCAAGATGAACGCCTCGTTCGCGGCCGGCATGCCCAAGCGCGGCAAGATCGCCTTCATGTCCCAGTCGGGCGCGCTGTGCACGTCTATCCTGGACATGGCGCTGGCCCAGAACGTGGGGTTCTCGCGGTTCGTGTCGCTGGGCAATAAGGCCGACCTGAACGAGATTGACTTCATGGAAGCGTGGGGCGACGACCCCGAATCCCGCGTCATCATGGCGTATCTGGAAGGCATCGTCAACGGCGCGCGGTTCATTGACATCGCGCGGCGCGTAACCAAGCGCAAGCCGATGATCGCCGTCAAGTCGGGCACCACCAGCGCCGGTTCGCGGGCGGTGTCCTCGCACACGGGCACGCTGGCCGGCTCCGAGCGCGCCTACGACGCGGCATTCAGCCAGGCAGGGGTCATCCGCGCCGGTTCGGTGCAGGATTTGTTTGACTTCTCGGTGGCCTTCGCACGGCAGCCGCTGCCGGGCAAGGGCGGCGTGGTCATCGTTACCAACGCAGGCGGGCCGGGCATCATGGCCACCGACGCCCTGGAACGCGCCGGCCTGCGCCAGGCTTCGCTGTCGCGCGAGACGATGGACTATCTGCGCGCCAACCTGCCGGCGGCGGCCAGCGTCCTCAACCCGGTGGACGTGCTGGGAGATGCCCGCGCCGACCGCTACGCCATGGCCATTGAGACGGTGCTCAAGGATCCCGACGTGGGCGCTCTCATCGTCATCCTCACGCCGCAGGTGATGACCGAGATAGAGGAAACGGCCCACGCCATCGGCCAGGCGTCCAAGAAGTTCAACAAGCCCATCCTGGCCAGTTTCATGGGTGAGGCGACCACCAGCGCTGGCGTGAAGATCCTCAACGAGTACCTGGTGCCCAACTACGTGGTACCCGAGCGGGCCGTGGCGGCCCTGCGCGCCATGTACCGCCAGGTGGCGTGGATGGAGCGCCCCATGCCCACCTTTGAGACCTTTGACGTGAACAAGGACATGGTGCGCAACGTCTTCGCGCAGGCGAAGGCCGACGGCCGCCTCACCATCGGCGACTCGGAAGCCCGCGACATCCTGCAAGCCTACGGCATCCGCATCCCCGAGTCCAAATTGGCCGCCACCGCCGACGAGGCCGTGGCCATCGCCCAGGCAATCGGCTTCCCCGTGGTGATGAAGATCGCGTCGCCCGACATCTTGCACAAGACCGACATCGGCGGCGTGAAGGTGGGCCTGCGCAGCGCGTCCGACGTGCGCGACGCCTTTGACCTGCTGGTGTACCGCGCCACCCGTTTCATGCCCGAGGCGCGCATCTGGGGCTGCCTGGTCCAGCAGATGATCATGGGCGGCCGCGAGGTCATCATCGGCATGAACCGCGACCCGCAGTTCGGCCCCCTCCTCATGTTCGGCCTCGGCGGCATCTACGTGGAAGTCCTGAAAGACGTTTCGTTCCGCATTGCCCCCGTGTCGCGCAAGGAAGCCGAGGAGATGATCGCCGAGATCCGCTCGTACAATCTCCTCAAGGGCGTCCGCGGCCAGAAACCCGCCGACATGGACGCCATGGTGGACATCTTGCTGCGGGTCTCACAACTCGTTACCGATTTCCCCGAAGTCGTGGAAATGGACATCAACCCCCTGATGGTGCTGGACAGCGGCCAGGGGGCCTACGCCGTGGACATGCGTCTGGTCATCAGTTAGCGAACGGCTACGGGTTATCAACGTAACCAAAGGAGAAGACAGAATGGCGAACTTGTACATCACATCCATTGAGCCGGTTTCCGGCAAGACCGCCCTTTGCCTTGGGCTTGCCCAGCGGATGCAACGCGATGGGTATTCGGTGGGTTACCTGAAGCCCGTGAGCAGCGTCGCCCACCGTATCCAGGGCAAGGTCATTGACGAGGACGCCGCCTTTGTGCGCGACGTTCTGGGCCTGAGGGAGCAGCCCGAACAACTGACCGCAGTCGCCCTCACGCCGGAATTCGTGGACGAAATCCTGACCGGCAAGGTCCACATCAACGCCGAGGACATGCTCCACAAGGCCTACCGGAAGGTCGCCGAGGGGCGCGACATCGTCATCCTGGAGGGCGGCGGGTCGCTGCGTGAAGGATACATCGTGGACCTGGGCACGCCGCACGTGTCCCACCTGCTCAAAGCGCCCGAACTCGTGATCCTGAAGTACATGAGCAACGTGCAGGTCATGGACGACGCGCTGACGGCGCAGAAACGGCTCGGCGACTCCATGCTGGGCGTGGTCATCAACGCGGTGCCCAAGATGCACATGGAGTTCATCCAGGAGGTCATCGTCAAGGCGCTGGCCGCCAGGGGCATCCGCACCTTCGCCGTCATCCCGCAGGACCGCCTGCTCCTGTCCATTAGCGTGGCTGAGATCGCCGAGGCCCTCAGCGGCCAAGTGCTGTGCTGCCCCGATAGGCTAGACGAACTGGTGGAGCACCTGATGGTCGGCGCGATGAGCGTGGACAGCGCGCTGACCTACTTCCGCCGCAAGCCCAACAAGGCGGTCATCACCGGCGGCGACCGGCCCGACATCCAACTGGCGGCGCTGGAGACCTCCACCAAGTGCCTGGTGCTCACCGGCAACATGCAGCCCAGCCCCATCATCCTGGGCCGCGCCGAGGAGGTGGGCGTGCCTGTCATCCTGGTCAACTACGACACGCTGAGCACGGTGGAGATCATTGAGCGGTTCTTCGGCAGAACGCGCTTCCGCCAGGTGCAGAAACTCAACCGTTTTGTGCAGATGCTGGACGAGCGGTTTGACTTTGACGAATTGTACCGCGCCCTGGGCCTGAAGGCATAGGCCCCGCCCCTCGCCCAGAGTGAGGGCCATCGCTCCCTCGCCCCGCGGGAGAGGGTTGGGGTGAGGGCCGTCGTCCCCACCCCGAGCAGCGAACGGGTGAACAATGGAGCGGGAACATCGCATCGCGAAACGCTCCAATAAATGAGCGGAGGGTACAGATGATAGAAGACATCTTCGCGCGAGAGGTGCTGGACTCGCGGGGCAACCCCACCGTGGAGGTGGAGGTGTACCTGGACACCGGCGAAATGGGGCGCGCCATCATCCCATCGGGCGCGTCCACGGGCGCTCACGAAGCCGTGGAACTTCGCGACGACGACAAATCGTACTACGGCGGCAAGGGCGTGCAGAAGGCCGTCCAGAACGTCAACGAGGAGATCGCCGACGAACTGTTGGGTTGGGATGCGCTGGACCAGGCGGGGATTGACGCGCACCTGGTGGAACTGGACGGCACGCCCAACAAGGGCCGCCTGGGGGCCAACGCCATCCTGGGGGTGTCGCTGGCCGTGGCAAAGGCCGCCGCAGCCATGCTGGACATCCCCCTGTACCGCTACCTGGGCGGCGTCAACGCGCGCACCCTGCCCGTGCCCATGATGAACATCCTCAACGGCGGCAAGCATGCCCTGGACAGCACCGACCTGCAGGAATTCATGATCATGCCGCTGGGCGCGCCCTCGTTCCGAGAGGCGCTCCGCTGGTGCTCCGAGACCTACCAGGCCCTCAAGAAACTCCTCGCCAAGAAGGGCTACTCCACCAACGTGGGCGATGAGGGCGGGTTCGCCCCGTCGCTGAAGTCCAACGAGGAGGCCGTGGAACTCATCCTGGAGGCCATCGCCAAGGCCGGCTACAAGCCCGGCGACGAGATTTACCTGGCGCTGGACCCCGCCGCGTCCGAGTTCTACGAGAACGGCAAGTATCACCTGAAGAAGGAAGGGCGTGTGCTGTCTAGCGAGCAGATGATCGCCTTCTACGAGGACTGGGTGCGCAAGTATCCCATCGTCTCGCTGGAGGACGGCCTGGCCGAGGACGACTGGGACGGCTGGCGGGCGCTGATGGAGCGCCTGGGGCGCAAGATTCAGATCGTGGGCGACGACTTGCTGGTAACCAACGTGGAGCGGGTGCAGCGGGCCATCCGCGAGCGCGCCGCCAACTCGCTGCTGTGCAAGGTGAATCAGATCGGCACCCTCACCGAGGCCATCGCCGCCGTGCAGATGGCCACCCGCGCCGGCTGGACGGTCGTGGTGTCGCACCGCTCGGGCGAGACCGAGGACACCACCATCGCCGACCTGGTGGTGGCGCTGAACACGGGGCAGATCAAGACCGGCGCGCCCTGCCGCTCCGAGCGCGTGGCCAAGTACAACCAACTCCTGCGCATAGAGGAGCAACTGGGCGACTCGGCCATATTCCCGGGCAAGGACGTGTTCTACAATCTGCGATAGACGAGACGCCTGCTAACGAGAACGGGCCGCCCCCACGGACGGCCCGTTTTTGTGTGCTCCGCGCTAACCGCCCTCGGCCATGCGGCGCAGGGCGGCCTCGTCTATCATGGGGATGCCCAACTGCACGGCCTTGTTGTACTTCGTCCCGCCCGGAGAGGCTCCCACCACCAGGTAGTCGGTCTTGGCGCTGACGGAATCGGTAACCTTGCCGCCGTGGGCGCGGATGAACTCCGCCGCCTCGTCGCGGCTCATGGTGGGCAGCGTGCCGGTGATGACGAAGGTCTTGCCGGCCAGCGGTTGAGGCCGCGCAGGCGCTTCGGCCCGCACGTCGGCCATGCGCACGCCGGCCCGCCGCAGTTTCTCTATCACCGCGCGGTTGCTGGGGCTGGCGAAGAACTCCACCACCGCCTGCGCCGTGTAGGGGCCGAGGCCGGGAACCTGCTGCAAATCCTCTTCCGTCGCCGCCATCAGCGCGTCTATGGAGCCGAAGTGCTCGGCCAGGATGCCCGCCACGACGGATCCCACATGGCGGATGCCCAGCGCCGTGAGCAGCCGCTGGAGCGGGCGGTTCTTGGACGCCTCTATGGCCGCCAGCAAATTCTCGGCGCTCTTGTCGGCGAACCCTTCCAGCCCCAGAATCTGCTCTTTGGTCAGGTAGTAGAAGTCGGCCACGTCATGGAGCAGGCCCGCCTCCACGAACTGCTCGGCCAGGCGCGAGCCGAACCCCACGATGTCCATGGCCCCGCGCGACGCGAAATGCTCCACTTTGCGCACCAACTGGGCCGGACACGAGGCGTTGACGCAGTAGTAGGCCACCTCGTCTTCGGCGCGATAGACCGGCTCGCCGCACACGGGGCAGTGGGTGGGCGGCGCGATGGGTTGCTCATCGCCGTCGCGCAGGGATTCCACCGGCCCCACCACCTGGGGGATCACGTCGCCGGCACGCTGGATGATGACCGTGTCGCCCACGCGGATGTCCTTGCGCGCGATGTCGTCAAAGTTGTGCAGGGTGGCCTGCTTGATGGTAACGCCGCCCACGGCCACCGGCTCCAGGATGGCGTAGGGGTTGAGCGTGCCGGTGCGCCCGACGTTGATGCCCACGGCCAGCAGTTTCGTCGCCGCCTGCCGCGCTGCGAATTTGAACGCCACGGCCCCGCGCGGATCCTTGCCCACGAACCCCAGCGCGTCCTGGATGCGCAGGTCGTTGATCTTGATGACCACGCCGTCAATCTCGTACCCCAGGGTGTCGCGCTCGGACTCCCACACGCGGTACATCTCCATGACCGCGTCCAGGTTCGGACACAGTTCGCACCCGTCGGCCACGGGGAACCCCATGCGCTTCAGGTAGTCTAGCACGTCCCATTGGTGCGTGATGTCCACGCCGTCGGCGTCCACGATGGCGTAGGTGTACAGGCGCAGGGGGCGCGCAGCCGTGATGCTGGGATCCAACTGGCGCAGCGAACCGGCGGCAGCGTTACGGGGGTTGGCGAAGGTTTTTTCGCCGCGCTCCTCCTGGCGGCGGTTGAACGCCTCAAAGTCGGCCAGAGCCATGTACGCCTCGCCGCGCACCACCAGCCGCGCGGGCGCGGGGTCATTGCCCGTTACGGGGATGCGCAGCGGCACCTGGCGCACCGTGCGCAGGTTGGCGGTGATGTCCTCGCCCACCTCGCCGTCGCCGCGGGTGGCTCCCTGGGTGAACACGCCGTTGACGTAGGTCAAGACGACCGTCAGCCCGTCAATCTTCGGCTCCACCACGTAGTCCAGCGGCGTGCCGTCGGGCAGGAGTTTGCGGTTGCGCTCCTCCCACGCCCGCAGTTCCTCCTCGGAGAAGACGTTGGCTAGGCTGAGGATGGGGCGGGGGTGGCGCACCTTCTCAAACCGCTCCAGGACGGCCCCGCCGACGCGCTGGGTGGGCGAGTCGGGCGTGATGAGTTCGGGGTGCTCGGCCTCCAGCGCCTTGAGCCGCTGGAACAGGGCGTCGTATTCGGCGTCGGAGATTTCCGGCGCGTCAAGGACGTGATAGCGGTAGTTGTGGTAGCGGATGAGTTCTCGCAGGCGTTGGATTTCCTCCTGTACGGACATATCCTCCTCCTGGTGCATGGCCGTTGGTCGTTGGCCGTTAGCCATTAGCCTTTGGATGTGGCCATGAGCCGAAGTGCCTCCCTCACCCTGGCCCTCTCCCAGCGGGAGAGGGGACGGATTCGCCTGTGGGGGGCGACGCATGCCCGCCCGACGCCGAAGCGCCGGGCTGAAAGGGCCAAGCCCTCCTGGCTGGGGTCAGTCCCGAAGGGGCTTCGCCCCCCGTAGCGCGGGGGTTTAGCCCCGCGCGGTGATGCCAACCTCACCCCGGCCTTCGGCCTCCCCTTCTCCGCCAGCGGAGAGGGGGAATGAGGGGGTGAGGTGCGCACCGGACGCCCGACGCCGAAGCGCCGGGCTGAACGAGCCAAGCCCCTTCGGGGCTTCGCCCCCCGTAGCGCGGGGGTTTAGCCCCGCGCGGTGATGTCAACCTCACCCCGGCCTTCGGCCTCCCCCTTCTCCGCCAGCGGAGAGGGGGGAATGAGGGGGTGAGGTGCGCGCCGCGCGGTGGTGGCATCCCTCACCCTAGCCCTCTCCCGGCGAGAGAGGGGACGACGCATGCCCGCCCCAAAGGGCCAGGGCAAAAAGCCTCGCCTACGGGTACAGCCGCGTAAGCATCCGCGGGAACGGGATGGTCTCGCGGATGTGCGACAGGCCGCAGATCCACGCCACGGTTCGCTCCAGCCCCAGCCCGAAGCCCGAATGCGGCACCGAACCGTAGCGCCGGAGGTCCAGGTACCACTCGTACGCCTCGCGCTTGAGCCTGTGCTCCCGGATGCGCTGCTCTAGCAGTTCCAGACTGGCGGTGCGCTCGCCACCCCCGATGATTTCGCCGTACCCTTCGGGAGCGAGAAGGTCCACCGACTTGGAGAGTTCCGGTCGGTCGGGTTCCACCTCCATGTAGAACGCCTTGCACTTGGCCGGGTAATGGTGAACGAACACCGGCTTGTCAAAACTCTCGGCGATGGCGGTCTCGTGGGGCGCGCCGAAATCGTCGCCCCACTCAATGCTCACGCCTTTCTCGTTCAGCAGTTTCACGGCATCGTCGTAGGAGATGCGCGGGAAAGGCGGCGTAACGTTCTGGAGCACCGTCGTGTCGCGCCCCAGGAGCGACAACTCGTAGGCGCGCTCGCGCAGGGTGGTCTGGACGATGTACGAGACGAACTCCTCCTCCACCTTCATGCAGTCGTCCAGGTCGGCGTAGGCCATTTCCGGTTCCACCATCCAGAACTCCATCAGGTGGCGGCGCGTCTTGGATTTCTCGGCGCGGAAGGTCGGCCCGAAACAGTATACCTTGCCGAACGCCATGATGTGGGCCTCGTTGTACAGTTGCCCGCTCTGGGTGAGATAGGCCGGCTCGCCGAAGTAGTCGGTGGCGAACAGGGTGGTGGTGTCCTCGCAGGAGGTGGGCGTCAGGATCGGTGTGTCCAGGTTCAGGAAGCCGTGGCCGTCCAGCCAGTCGCGGATGGCCCGCACGACGGTGGCGCGCACGCGCATGACGGCCCACTGCGACTGCGACCGTAGCCACAGGTGCCGCCGATCCATCAGGAAGTCCACGCCGTGCTCCTTGGGCGTGATGGGGTAGTCCTGGGCCAGTTGCACGATCTGCACTTCCGATGCATCCACCTCATAGCCGCCCGGGGCGCGCGGCTCCTTGCGCACCTTCCCGCGCACGATGAGCGAGGACTCCTGCGTAACCCGCCTGGCCGCCTCAAAGGTTTCGGGCGAGACCGCCTTCTGGAATACGATGCACTGGATGAACCCCGTCCCGTCGCGCACCATGAGGAATTGGAGTTTCCCCTTG
Coding sequences:
- a CDS encoding acetate--CoA ligase yields the protein MIETFSTPKSIAVIGASRETDKLGYSVLNNIVQYGYPGKVYPINPKADEILGLKCYPSVLNVPEPIELAVIVIPAKYVAAALEECGQKGVKGAIIISAGFRETGSEGAKMERTLIEIARKYNIRMVGPNVLGVIDTIGKMNASFAAGMPKRGKIAFMSQSGALCTSILDMALAQNVGFSRFVSLGNKADLNEIDFMEAWGDDPESRVIMAYLEGIVNGARFIDIARRVTKRKPMIAVKSGTTSAGSRAVSSHTGTLAGSERAYDAAFSQAGVIRAGSVQDLFDFSVAFARQPLPGKGGVVIVTNAGGPGIMATDALERAGLRQASLSRETMDYLRANLPAAASVLNPVDVLGDARADRYAMAIETVLKDPDVGALIVILTPQVMTEIEETAHAIGQASKKFNKPILASFMGEATTSAGVKILNEYLVPNYVVPERAVAALRAMYRQVAWMERPMPTFETFDVNKDMVRNVFAQAKADGRLTIGDSEARDILQAYGIRIPESKLAATADEAVAIAQAIGFPVVMKIASPDILHKTDIGGVKVGLRSASDVRDAFDLLVYRATRFMPEARIWGCLVQQMIMGGREVIIGMNRDPQFGPLLMFGLGGIYVEVLKDVSFRIAPVSRKEAEEMIAEIRSYNLLKGVRGQKPADMDAMVDILLRVSQLVTDFPEVVEMDINPLMVLDSGQGAYAVDMRLVIS
- a CDS encoding phosphotransacetylase family protein → MANLYITSIEPVSGKTALCLGLAQRMQRDGYSVGYLKPVSSVAHRIQGKVIDEDAAFVRDVLGLREQPEQLTAVALTPEFVDEILTGKVHINAEDMLHKAYRKVAEGRDIVILEGGGSLREGYIVDLGTPHVSHLLKAPELVILKYMSNVQVMDDALTAQKRLGDSMLGVVINAVPKMHMEFIQEVIVKALAARGIRTFAVIPQDRLLLSISVAEIAEALSGQVLCCPDRLDELVEHLMVGAMSVDSALTYFRRKPNKAVITGGDRPDIQLAALETSTKCLVLTGNMQPSPIILGRAEEVGVPVILVNYDTLSTVEIIERFFGRTRFRQVQKLNRFVQMLDERFDFDELYRALGLKA
- the eno gene encoding phosphopyruvate hydratase; amino-acid sequence: MIEDIFAREVLDSRGNPTVEVEVYLDTGEMGRAIIPSGASTGAHEAVELRDDDKSYYGGKGVQKAVQNVNEEIADELLGWDALDQAGIDAHLVELDGTPNKGRLGANAILGVSLAVAKAAAAMLDIPLYRYLGGVNARTLPVPMMNILNGGKHALDSTDLQEFMIMPLGAPSFREALRWCSETYQALKKLLAKKGYSTNVGDEGGFAPSLKSNEEAVELILEAIAKAGYKPGDEIYLALDPAASEFYENGKYHLKKEGRVLSSEQMIAFYEDWVRKYPIVSLEDGLAEDDWDGWRALMERLGRKIQIVGDDLLVTNVERVQRAIRERAANSLLCKVNQIGTLTEAIAAVQMATRAGWTVVVSHRSGETEDTTIADLVVALNTGQIKTGAPCRSERVAKYNQLLRIEEQLGDSAIFPGKDVFYNLR
- the ligA gene encoding NAD-dependent DNA ligase LigA; translated protein: MHQEEDMSVQEEIQRLRELIRYHNYRYHVLDAPEISDAEYDALFQRLKALEAEHPELITPDSPTQRVGGAVLERFEKVRHPRPILSLANVFSEEELRAWEERNRKLLPDGTPLDYVVEPKIDGLTVVLTYVNGVFTQGATRGDGEVGEDITANLRTVRQVPLRIPVTGNDPAPARLVVRGEAYMALADFEAFNRRQEERGEKTFANPRNAAAGSLRQLDPSITAARPLRLYTYAIVDADGVDITHQWDVLDYLKRMGFPVADGCELCPNLDAVMEMYRVWESERDTLGYEIDGVVIKINDLRIQDALGFVGKDPRGAVAFKFAARQAATKLLAVGINVGRTGTLNPYAILEPVAVGGVTIKQATLHNFDDIARKDIRVGDTVIIQRAGDVIPQVVGPVESLRDGDEQPIAPPTHCPVCGEPVYRAEDEVAYYCVNASCPAQLVRKVEHFASRGAMDIVGFGSRLAEQFVEAGLLHDVADFYYLTKEQILGLEGFADKSAENLLAAIEASKNRPLQRLLTALGIRHVGSVVAGILAEHFGSIDALMAATEEDLQQVPGLGPYTAQAVVEFFASPSNRAVIEKLRRAGVRMADVRAEAPARPQPLAGKTFVITGTLPTMSRDEAAEFIRAHGGKVTDSVSAKTDYLVVGASPGGTKYNKAVQLGIPMIDEAALRRMAEGG
- the asnS gene encoding asparagine--tRNA ligase produces the protein MQEDQTYIQDIAQHEGQEVTLKGWLFRSTDKGKLQFLMVRDGTGFIQCIVFQKAVSPETFEAARRVTQESSLIVRGKVRKEPRAPGGYEVDASEVQIVQLAQDYPITPKEHGVDFLMDRRHLWLRSQSQWAVMRVRATVVRAIRDWLDGHGFLNLDTPILTPTSCEDTTTLFATDYFGEPAYLTQSGQLYNEAHIMAFGKVYCFGPTFRAEKSKTRRHLMEFWMVEPEMAYADLDDCMKVEEEFVSYIVQTTLRERAYELSLLGRDTTVLQNVTPPFPRISYDDAVKLLNEKGVSIEWGDDFGAPHETAIAESFDKPVFVHHYPAKCKAFYMEVEPDRPELSKSVDLLAPEGYGEIIGGGERTASLELLEQRIREHRLKREAYEWYLDLRRYGSVPHSGFGLGLERTVAWICGLSHIRETIPFPRMLTRLYP